In Papaver somniferum cultivar HN1 chromosome 1, ASM357369v1, whole genome shotgun sequence, a genomic segment contains:
- the LOC113327811 gene encoding uncharacterized protein LOC113327811, protein MAPRSKTSLPEQNGTLQHITHPHVLIKQTFEDIQNEGYENDEFVCDGCRIEGSGARYHCKQCSFDLHEDCATCPGFLTSSIHPNHPLELIWEGAENDHGQLRPCDVCGNQVQGLFYKCSSGAPEKRYDDGNHYFFIHPTCSKFQPQLHHPTDENHPLRLQPVPVIPDGNMNSQCVTLPYNNYQQVIPDGNINPQCAALPYNNYHGNINPQSVTLPYNDYQQVRPSPLSQQQEARSSQRQVDDAGRDADALAPAKFAAKMAAKAGKFILSQRQESSSSRRQVAGTEKDSDALAAAKYAAKMAFKAGKYVLSQRQAADGKTDSDSSASAKYAAEMAAKAGKYVMSQQQEARPLQRQEARPSQRQQIDDAEADGDALAAAMYEAKMRAKTNKFIIKNLI, encoded by the coding sequence ATGGCTCCAAGGTCGAAGACTTCTTTACCGGAACAAAACGGAACTCTACAACATATTACTCATCCTCATGTCCTTATTAAGCAAACTTTTGAAGATATACAAAACGAGGGTTATGAGAATGATGAGTTTGTATGTGATGGCTGCCGCATTGAAGGTTCTGGTGCTAGATACCATTGCAAGCAATGCAGTTTTGATCTCCACGAGGATTGTGCTACATGTCCTGGATTTCTCACGTCCTCCATTCACCCTAACCACCCGTTGGAACTGATATGGGAGGGCGCCGAGAATGATCACGGCCAGTTGCGTCCTTGCGATGTCTGTGGTAATCAAGTCCAAGGTCTGTTCTACAAATGTTCATCCGGTGCTCCTGAAAAAAGATATGATGACGGGAACCATTATTTTTTTATCCACCCTACATGCTCCAAATTTCAACCGCAATTGCACCATCCGACCGATGAAAACCACCCACTCAGGCTTCAACCAGTTCCGGTTATTCCTGATGGCAATATGAATTCCCAGTGTGTAACGCTTCCATATAACAATTATCAGCAGGTTATTCCTGATGGCAATATCAATCCCCAGTGTGCAGCTCTTCCATATAACAATTATCATGGCAATATCAATCCCCAGAGTGTAACTCTTCCATATAACGATTATCAGCAGGTTAGACCTAGTCCTTTGTCCCAGCAACAAGAAGCTCGTTCATCTCAACGACAAGTAGACGATGCTGGGAGAGATGCAGATGCTTTAGCTCCTGCTAAGTTTGCAGCTAAAATGGCGGCTAAAGCAGGCAAATTTATTCTGTCCCAGCGACAAGAATCTAGTTCGTCCCGACGACAAGTAGCCGGTACTGAGAAAGATTCAGATGCTTTAGCGGCTGCAAAGTACGCAGCTAAAATGGCGTTTAAAGCAGGCAAATATGTTCTATCCCAACGACAAGCTGCCGATGGTAAGACAGATTCAGATTCTTCTGCGTCTGCTAAGTACGCAGCTGAAATGGCCGCTAAAGCAGGAAAGTATGTTATGTCCCAACAACAAGAAGCTCGTCCACTTCAACGACAAGAAGCTCGTCCGTCCCAACGACAACAAATAGACGACGCCGAGGCAGATGGAGATGCTTTAGCGGCTGCTATGTACGAAGCTAAAATGAGGGCTAAAACAAAcaaatttattataaaaaatctCATTTAA